In the genome of Flexistipes sinusarabici DSM 4947, one region contains:
- a CDS encoding LPP20 family lipoprotein, producing the protein MKKVLYAAMVLTILSFVAAGCGKKAPEPLKHSCLEGAPSWVINPSMEGSITGLGSAKIGAAGMQFARTEAIAVARDEIARTISVKVKNMFKNFTQATGVGDEETVDRVAVNVSKQVASQTLSGSVPTKTWVSPCNEYYTLVVLNPGKVEDVVQKNAISSFKNERALWQQFQAKKAHEELEKEIEKEFGDYKN; encoded by the coding sequence ATGAAAAAAGTTCTATATGCAGCAATGGTATTAACTATATTATCTTTTGTTGCGGCAGGGTGCGGCAAGAAAGCTCCGGAACCTCTTAAACATTCATGCCTTGAAGGTGCTCCCAGCTGGGTGATTAACCCAAGTATGGAAGGAAGCATAACCGGCCTTGGTTCAGCAAAAATCGGTGCTGCGGGCATGCAGTTTGCAAGAACAGAAGCTATTGCAGTGGCAAGAGACGAAATAGCCAGAACGATTAGTGTTAAGGTAAAAAACATGTTTAAAAATTTCACCCAGGCCACCGGGGTAGGAGATGAAGAAACCGTGGACAGAGTGGCTGTAAACGTTTCAAAACAGGTTGCCAGCCAAACACTTTCAGGAAGCGTACCAACAAAAACATGGGTTTCACCATGTAACGAATACTATACACTCGTTGTGCTGAATCCGGGTAAAGTGGAGGATGTTGTACAGAAGAATGCTATCAGCAGCTTTAAAAATGAAAGAGCGTTATGGCAGCAGTTCCAGGCAAAGAAAGCACATGAGGAGCTTGAAAAAGAAATTGAAAAGGAATTCGGTGACTATAAAAACTAA